In one Candidatus Goldiibacteriota bacterium genomic region, the following are encoded:
- the ndhC gene encoding NADH-quinone oxidoreductase subunit A — protein MEYGTLLVFLLFSIVFVGGGIAVNYIIMPQKPNDEKNETYECGIDPKGDAEIRFNMRFYVFALMYVIFAVEAAFLIPWAVVYKSVSGWAPFVEALIFILILVLGLAYAWKKGDLKWE, from the coding sequence ATGGAATACGGGACGCTTTTGGTCTTTCTTTTATTTTCAATTGTGTTCGTAGGCGGAGGCATTGCTGTAAATTATATTATAATGCCTCAGAAACCAAATGATGAAAAGAACGAAACATATGAATGCGGCATAGACCCAAAAGGGGATGCTGAAATAAGGTTTAATATGAGGTTTTATGTCTTCGCGTTAATGTATGTGATTTTTGCCGTGGAAGCGGCTTTTTTAATACCGTGGGCTGTCGTGTATAAATCCGTTTCCGGCTGGGCCCCTTTTGTGGAAGCTTTAATTTTTATATTAATCCTTGTCCTGGGGCTGGCTTATGCCTGGAAAAAAGGAGATCTTAAATGGGAATAA